A section of the Stenotrophomonas acidaminiphila genome encodes:
- a CDS encoding LysR family transcriptional regulator, with product MPRAGPCCSVAPEPKGIAVETQFLNTFVTVVDRGSMAAAARSLHITPAAVAQQIRTLERELGAPLIARAGRTVSVTAEGARILQRARDLLRDVSDLRSVANESGMAGELRLGACPTALAGLVPDILARMVAKFPEINVFIRPGYSADLYGAVEAGDLDAAMVLQAPFSLPKTCDWQLLREEPMVVLAPARLASRDPHALLRDEPLIRYDRHEWGGRQADEYLRRVGIVPRERFELNALNAIAVMVDRGLGVSLVPDWARPWPEGLAVARLPLPEPCEPRRIGMVWSRSSVRIRQVNALLEESRAELLPGKS from the coding sequence TTCGTCACCGTCGTCGACCGCGGCTCGATGGCCGCGGCGGCGCGTTCGCTGCACATCACCCCGGCCGCCGTGGCCCAGCAGATCCGCACGCTGGAACGCGAGCTGGGCGCGCCGCTGATCGCCCGCGCCGGGCGCACGGTCAGCGTCACCGCCGAGGGCGCGCGCATCCTGCAGCGCGCGCGCGACCTGCTGCGCGACGTCTCCGACCTGCGCAGCGTGGCCAACGAGAGCGGCATGGCCGGCGAGCTGCGGCTGGGCGCCTGCCCGACCGCGCTGGCCGGGCTGGTGCCGGACATCCTGGCGCGGATGGTGGCCAAGTTCCCCGAGATCAACGTGTTCATCCGCCCCGGCTACTCGGCCGACCTGTACGGCGCGGTGGAAGCCGGCGACCTGGACGCGGCGATGGTGCTGCAGGCGCCGTTCTCGCTGCCCAAGACCTGCGACTGGCAGCTGCTGCGCGAGGAACCGATGGTGGTGCTGGCGCCGGCACGGCTGGCCTCGCGCGATCCGCACGCGCTGCTGCGCGACGAGCCGCTGATCCGCTACGACCGCCATGAATGGGGCGGGCGCCAGGCCGACGAGTACCTGCGCCGGGTCGGCATCGTGCCGCGCGAGCGGTTCGAGCTCAACGCGCTCAACGCCATCGCGGTGATGGTGGACCGCGGGCTCGGCGTGTCGCTGGTGCCGGACTGGGCGCGGCCATGGCCCGAAGGCCTGGCGGTGGCGCGGCTGCCGCTGCCCGAACCGTGCGAGCCGCGCCGCATCGGCATGGTCTGGTCGCGCTCGTCGGTGCGCATCCGCCAGGTCAACGCGCTGCTGGAAGAAAGCCGCGCCGAACTGTTGCCCGGCAAGTCCTAG
- a CDS encoding TonB-dependent receptor encodes MIKPLTAAIGMALLAGMTGAAWAQDAEDKRQDKAIDLDQVIVTGTRTATAIDKIPGAITLVSKEEVQRTLSLTEDATAVLARTVPGYAESSQAMSNTGETLRGRIALRLFDGIPQGSPLREGNRNGTFTDMGVVGRIEVINGPSASEGIGAAGGIINYISKVPTVEGHETEVVSRYSTQFGDDSAGWKLGVNHAYKGDDVDALLSASYIDRGISYDGNGRRIGMNTSGSTSDSEARNLFLKAGYNFGESGAQRLQASYSRFKIEGKANYRQVEGCRYDPVTCPVPTTNTSERGAVAGSLAEFNDFTQFALNYSNGDLFGGTLVADYYWADQAMRYLPENGDDKQLVKVGPGFDENQRIFDQSEITSKKQGLRSSWTRGDVFGVEGLQLRAGVDLVKDEAAQRLALTDRLWVPPMKYSSTAPYAQLTWDIGPVTLSGGLRREDGELKVDSYTTTAYRNSVFVQGGGLKYTENMKNLGAIWRVTDELSVFASYGEGFGLPNIGIPLRNINVPGQSVDRIADLQAIIVDNREYGFNWRGDRGALGMSYYDSRSEFGTSLAIDPRTNDFILSRAPTRIKGFEANGEWRFSDAWKVTALYSRIRGTTEYYPGSGLIKKMGVLDINPDKIGASVAWNFLPEANVTLGATKLLDRDLRATHTRPDTGTVYRNEENTEGYVLFDLVVNYDTGRYGKLSLGIENLFDKQYILSWSQLPGWQNYWSGRGRMVSLSHSIKF; translated from the coding sequence ATGATCAAGCCACTTACGGCCGCCATCGGCATGGCCCTGCTCGCCGGCATGACCGGCGCCGCCTGGGCGCAGGACGCCGAGGACAAGCGCCAGGACAAGGCCATCGACCTGGACCAGGTGATCGTCACCGGTACCCGCACCGCCACCGCCATCGACAAGATTCCCGGCGCCATCACCCTGGTGTCCAAGGAAGAAGTGCAGCGCACGCTGAGCCTGACCGAAGACGCGACCGCGGTGCTGGCGCGTACCGTTCCCGGCTACGCCGAGTCGTCGCAGGCGATGAGCAACACCGGCGAAACCCTGCGCGGCCGCATCGCGCTGCGCCTGTTCGACGGCATCCCGCAGGGCTCGCCGCTGCGCGAGGGCAACCGCAACGGCACCTTCACCGACATGGGCGTGGTCGGCCGCATCGAGGTGATCAACGGCCCGTCCGCCTCCGAAGGCATCGGCGCGGCCGGCGGCATCATCAACTACATCTCCAAGGTGCCGACCGTCGAGGGCCACGAGACCGAGGTTGTGTCGCGCTACTCCACCCAGTTCGGCGACGACAGCGCCGGCTGGAAGCTGGGCGTGAACCACGCCTACAAGGGCGACGACGTGGATGCGCTGCTGAGCGCGTCGTACATCGACCGCGGCATTTCCTACGACGGCAATGGCCGCCGCATCGGCATGAACACCAGCGGCTCGACCTCCGATTCCGAGGCCCGCAACCTGTTCCTGAAGGCCGGCTACAACTTCGGCGAATCCGGCGCGCAGCGCCTGCAGGCCAGCTACAGCCGCTTCAAGATCGAAGGCAAGGCCAACTACCGCCAGGTCGAAGGCTGCCGCTACGACCCGGTGACCTGCCCCGTGCCGACCACCAATACCTCCGAGCGCGGCGCCGTCGCCGGCTCGCTGGCCGAGTTCAACGACTTCACCCAGTTCGCGCTGAACTACAGCAACGGCGACCTGTTCGGCGGCACCCTGGTGGCCGACTACTACTGGGCCGACCAGGCCATGCGCTACCTGCCGGAGAACGGCGACGACAAGCAGCTGGTCAAGGTCGGCCCCGGTTTCGACGAGAACCAGCGCATCTTCGACCAGTCCGAAATCACCTCGAAGAAACAGGGCCTGCGCAGCTCCTGGACCCGCGGCGACGTGTTCGGCGTGGAAGGCCTGCAGCTGCGCGCCGGCGTGGACCTGGTCAAGGACGAGGCCGCGCAGCGGCTGGCGCTGACCGACCGCCTGTGGGTGCCGCCGATGAAGTACAGCAGCACCGCGCCGTACGCGCAGCTGACCTGGGACATCGGCCCGGTGACGCTGAGCGGCGGCCTGCGCCGCGAGGACGGCGAGCTCAAGGTCGACAGCTACACCACCACCGCCTACCGCAACAGCGTGTTCGTGCAGGGTGGCGGGCTCAAGTACACCGAGAACATGAAGAACCTCGGCGCGATCTGGCGCGTGACCGACGAGCTGTCGGTGTTCGCCTCCTACGGCGAAGGTTTCGGCCTGCCGAACATCGGCATCCCGCTGCGCAACATCAACGTGCCGGGGCAGTCGGTGGACCGCATCGCCGACCTGCAGGCGATCATCGTCGACAACCGCGAGTACGGCTTCAACTGGCGCGGCGACCGTGGCGCGCTGGGCATGTCCTACTACGACAGCCGCTCGGAGTTCGGCACCTCGCTGGCCATCGACCCGCGCACCAATGACTTCATCCTCAGCCGCGCACCGACCCGCATCAAGGGCTTCGAAGCCAACGGCGAATGGCGCTTCAGCGACGCCTGGAAGGTCACCGCGCTGTACTCGCGCATCCGCGGCACCACCGAGTACTACCCGGGCTCGGGCCTGATCAAGAAGATGGGCGTGCTGGACATCAACCCGGACAAGATCGGCGCCTCGGTGGCGTGGAACTTCCTGCCCGAAGCCAATGTCACCCTCGGCGCCACCAAGCTGCTGGACCGCGACCTGCGCGCCACCCACACCCGTCCGGACACCGGCACGGTGTACCGCAACGAGGAGAACACCGAAGGCTACGTGCTGTTCGACCTGGTGGTGAACTACGACACCGGCCGCTACGGCAAGCTGTCGCTGGGCATCGAGAACCTGTTCGACAAGCAGTACATCCTCAGCTGGTCGCAGCTGCCGGGCTGGCAGAACTACTGGTCCGGCCGTGGCCGCATGGTCTCGCTGAGCCACAGCATCAAGTTCTGA
- a CDS encoding ribokinase → MSSTVLVAGSANLDFVVRAAHVPAPGETVLGRDFQTFPGGKGANQAVACARAGGADTRMLLALGEDDFARPIETSLRDAGVQLHLVRDARLPTGTAFVCLSDDAENAITVAPGANLALQPAHLPPLDGVQWLLLQLETPLDAVLAYARAARAAGVKVALNAAPAQVLPAALLAQLDMLIVNEGELAVVAGHPPDLATGLARLQVPCVIVTLGARGCLARSEGRILLQPAFAIEPVDTTAAGDTFCGTLVASLARGKTLQQALLGASAASALACTRLGAQASIPDHAEVAALLADAARVPAADAHAALATACAL, encoded by the coding sequence ATGAGCTCCACCGTCCTCGTTGCCGGCTCGGCCAATCTCGATTTCGTGGTGCGCGCCGCGCACGTGCCGGCGCCGGGCGAAACCGTGCTCGGCCGCGACTTCCAGACCTTCCCCGGCGGCAAGGGCGCCAACCAGGCCGTGGCCTGCGCGCGCGCCGGCGGCGCCGATACGCGCATGCTGCTGGCGCTGGGCGAGGACGACTTCGCCAGGCCCATCGAAACCTCCCTGCGCGATGCCGGCGTGCAGCTGCATCTCGTGCGCGACGCACGGTTGCCGACCGGCACCGCCTTCGTCTGCCTGTCCGACGACGCCGAGAACGCCATCACCGTCGCGCCCGGCGCCAACCTGGCGCTGCAACCGGCGCACCTGCCGCCGCTGGACGGGGTGCAATGGCTGCTGCTGCAGCTGGAAACCCCGCTCGATGCCGTGCTGGCCTACGCACGCGCCGCACGCGCGGCCGGGGTCAAGGTGGCGCTCAACGCCGCACCGGCGCAGGTGCTGCCGGCGGCGCTGCTGGCGCAACTGGACATGCTGATCGTCAACGAGGGCGAACTGGCCGTGGTCGCCGGCCACCCGCCGGACCTGGCCACCGGCCTGGCGCGGCTGCAGGTGCCGTGCGTGATCGTCACCCTGGGCGCGCGCGGCTGCCTGGCGCGCAGCGAGGGCCGCATCCTGCTGCAGCCGGCGTTCGCCATCGAACCGGTGGATACCACCGCCGCCGGCGATACGTTCTGCGGCACGCTGGTGGCGTCACTGGCGCGCGGCAAGACGCTGCAACAGGCGCTGCTCGGCGCCAGCGCCGCGTCTGCGCTGGCCTGCACCCGGCTGGGGGCGCAGGCCAGCATCCCCGACCATGCCGAGGTCGCCGCACTGCTGGCCGATGCCGCCCGCGTCCCCGCTGCCGACGCCCATGCCGCGCTGGCGACCGCCTGCGCGCTCTGA
- a CDS encoding sulfatase-modifying factor protein: protein MTTPYTTPDYDNEAADHGREAITTEYKFSHVTTGRYLPTPGKAPAWPFADIGSWMIDANASAGDWLTELKDWRREHLVRIGYTDVNYRRPELQWAQRNFVHAQMMVEDRYFFDVDTAQYTVDRYLDDLVARFGGIDSVLIWYVYPNIGIDDRNQFDLAHTLPGGLEGLKAAVQAFQKRGVRVFLPAKPWDHGTRDPGVTHWDGMAQIIQATGADGINGDTFNGVPRAFFDACDANGNPVVVQPESTISSEEQLIWNVQSWGKKAPDGPVPPVSKWKWLEPRHMVNYENRWGRNRNHDLQYCFFNGIGYNAWENIWGIWNQFTARDGETLRRIAAIYRQFPQLVVSQDWEPYQVCYQGGIFASRFPVEGLCLHTFINRNEYAVNGEQIGLPHVDGTRYYDVWHGVELSPSIRDGVAVIELPMEARGFGAVLSVGPGVVLDGLDAFLAETARRAVQPLNSYSGAWKAAPQQLRAIAPTPPQASAPAGMVTIPAGEFVFAVGGVEIEGFNWAGQDVQFPWEDCPRRHHRRRMRMDAFHIDRHPVTNAQFKAFIDATGYHPADDINFLAHWVDGAPRPGWGNKPVTWVSLEDARAYAAWAGKRLPHEWEWQYAAQGSDGRLYPWGNDWDPARVPRVNRGRRILPPDDVDAHPDGASPFGVEDLVGNVWQWTDEFVDEHTRAAILRGGSSYQPQTSHWYFPQAYRLDQHGKYLLMAPAKDRSGMLGFRCVVDAA, encoded by the coding sequence ATGACCACGCCGTACACCACGCCCGATTACGACAACGAAGCCGCCGACCACGGGCGTGAGGCGATCACCACCGAGTACAAGTTCTCCCACGTCACCACCGGCCGCTACCTGCCCACCCCGGGCAAGGCGCCAGCCTGGCCGTTCGCCGACATCGGCAGCTGGATGATCGACGCCAACGCCAGCGCCGGTGACTGGCTGACCGAACTGAAGGACTGGCGCCGCGAGCACCTGGTGCGGATCGGCTACACCGACGTGAACTACCGGCGCCCGGAGCTGCAGTGGGCGCAGCGCAACTTCGTGCACGCGCAGATGATGGTCGAGGACCGCTATTTCTTCGACGTGGACACCGCGCAGTACACCGTGGACAGGTACCTGGACGACCTGGTCGCGCGCTTCGGCGGGATCGATTCGGTGCTGATCTGGTACGTCTACCCGAACATCGGCATCGACGACCGCAACCAGTTCGACCTGGCGCACACCCTGCCCGGCGGCCTGGAAGGCTTGAAGGCCGCGGTGCAGGCGTTCCAGAAGCGCGGCGTGCGCGTGTTCCTGCCGGCCAAGCCGTGGGACCACGGCACCCGCGACCCGGGCGTGACGCACTGGGACGGGATGGCGCAGATCATCCAGGCCACCGGCGCCGACGGCATCAACGGCGACACCTTCAACGGCGTGCCGCGCGCGTTCTTCGACGCCTGCGATGCCAACGGCAACCCGGTGGTGGTGCAGCCCGAGTCGACCATCAGCTCGGAGGAACAGCTGATCTGGAACGTGCAGAGCTGGGGCAAGAAGGCGCCTGATGGCCCGGTGCCGCCGGTGTCCAAGTGGAAGTGGCTGGAGCCGCGGCACATGGTCAACTACGAGAACCGCTGGGGCCGCAACCGCAACCACGACCTGCAGTACTGCTTCTTCAACGGCATCGGCTACAACGCCTGGGAGAACATCTGGGGCATCTGGAACCAGTTCACCGCGCGTGACGGCGAAACGCTGCGCCGCATCGCCGCGATCTACCGCCAGTTCCCGCAGCTGGTGGTGTCGCAGGACTGGGAGCCGTACCAGGTCTGCTACCAGGGCGGCATCTTCGCCAGCCGGTTCCCGGTAGAGGGCCTGTGCCTGCATACCTTCATCAACCGCAACGAATACGCGGTCAACGGCGAGCAGATCGGCCTGCCGCACGTGGACGGCACGCGCTACTACGACGTGTGGCACGGCGTGGAACTGTCGCCGTCGATCCGTGACGGCGTGGCGGTGATCGAACTGCCGATGGAAGCACGGGGCTTCGGCGCGGTGCTGAGCGTCGGCCCGGGCGTGGTGCTGGACGGCTTGGACGCGTTCCTGGCCGAGACCGCGCGGCGCGCGGTACAGCCGCTCAACAGCTACTCCGGCGCCTGGAAGGCGGCCCCGCAGCAGTTGCGCGCGATCGCGCCGACGCCGCCGCAGGCCAGCGCGCCGGCGGGCATGGTCACCATTCCGGCCGGGGAGTTCGTGTTCGCCGTCGGCGGGGTCGAGATCGAGGGCTTCAACTGGGCCGGCCAGGACGTGCAGTTCCCGTGGGAGGACTGCCCGCGTCGCCACCACCGCCGGCGCATGCGGATGGACGCGTTCCACATCGACCGTCATCCGGTGACCAACGCGCAGTTCAAGGCGTTCATCGACGCCACCGGCTACCACCCGGCCGACGACATCAATTTCCTCGCCCACTGGGTGGACGGCGCGCCGCGCCCCGGCTGGGGCAACAAGCCGGTGACCTGGGTATCGCTGGAGGACGCGCGCGCCTACGCCGCGTGGGCCGGCAAGCGCCTGCCGCACGAATGGGAATGGCAGTACGCCGCACAGGGCAGCGATGGCCGGCTGTATCCGTGGGGCAACGACTGGGACCCGGCCCGGGTGCCGCGGGTGAACCGCGGCCGCCGCATCCTGCCGCCGGACGACGTCGACGCGCACCCGGACGGCGCCAGCCCGTTCGGCGTGGAGGACCTGGTCGGCAACGTGTGGCAGTGGACCGACGAGTTCGTCGACGAGCACACCCGCGCGGCGATCCTGCGCGGCGGTTCCAGCTACCAGCCGCAGACCTCGCACTGGTACTTCCCGCAGGCCTACCGGCTGGACCAGCACGGCAAGTACCTGCTGATGGCGCCGGCCAAGGACCGCAGCGGCATGCTCGGCTTCCGCTGCGTGGTGGACGCGGCATGA
- a CDS encoding CoA transferase: MTGSPSPSPFDIARRDGASGPLSGVRVLDLSAYIAGPYGCTLLADQGAEVIKVEPPTGDNLRKYPSTLEAESRAFLGVNRSKRGVVLDLKQPDQRAVLMRLVREADVLVHNFRPDVPARLGIDFDSLQRLNPRLVYCAVTGYGETGPLRDKAGYDQVLQTMTGMCAMQGKPGGAPEILYGSVVDYYAAALVAAGVSSALYERERSGEGQYVGVSLLRSALTMQSARMIWAEGEPEAVGRDMRSGGVTGIHPTADGWLYISANTPHFWQALCEKTGLPELATDPRYDTVRKRAAHSDELLARLHAALAARGALEWEALFGEDVPCAAARKVEDMFEHPQVQAGGMITTLPHPVLGSYRGITRPIVFGRTPGPQPFAAPVFDQDTAAVLARVADDDATP; the protein is encoded by the coding sequence ATGACAGGAAGCCCCAGCCCCTCTCCCTTCGACATCGCCCGTCGCGACGGCGCCAGCGGCCCGCTCAGTGGCGTACGCGTGCTCGATCTCAGCGCGTACATCGCCGGCCCCTACGGCTGCACGCTGCTGGCCGACCAGGGCGCGGAAGTGATCAAGGTGGAGCCGCCAACCGGCGACAACCTGCGCAAGTACCCGTCCACGCTGGAAGCGGAAAGCCGCGCCTTCCTGGGCGTCAACCGCTCCAAGCGCGGCGTGGTGCTGGACCTGAAGCAGCCCGACCAGCGCGCGGTGCTGATGCGCCTGGTGCGCGAGGCCGACGTGCTGGTGCACAACTTCCGCCCGGACGTGCCGGCGCGGCTGGGCATCGACTTCGACAGCCTGCAGCGGCTCAACCCGCGGCTGGTGTACTGCGCGGTCACCGGCTACGGCGAGACCGGGCCGCTGCGCGACAAGGCCGGCTACGACCAGGTGCTGCAGACCATGACCGGGATGTGCGCCATGCAGGGCAAGCCCGGCGGTGCCCCGGAGATCCTCTACGGCTCGGTGGTGGACTACTACGCCGCCGCGCTGGTGGCCGCGGGCGTGTCCTCGGCGCTGTACGAGCGTGAACGCAGCGGCGAAGGCCAGTACGTGGGCGTGTCGCTGCTGCGCAGCGCGCTGACCATGCAGTCGGCTCGGATGATCTGGGCCGAAGGCGAACCGGAGGCGGTGGGTCGCGACATGCGCTCGGGTGGCGTCACCGGCATCCATCCCACCGCCGACGGCTGGCTCTACATCTCGGCCAACACGCCGCATTTCTGGCAGGCGCTGTGCGAGAAGACCGGGCTGCCGGAACTGGCCACGGACCCGCGCTACGACACCGTGCGCAAGCGCGCCGCGCACTCGGACGAACTGCTGGCGCGGCTGCATGCGGCGCTGGCCGCGCGCGGCGCGCTGGAATGGGAAGCGCTGTTCGGCGAGGACGTGCCGTGCGCGGCCGCGCGCAAGGTCGAGGACATGTTCGAGCACCCGCAGGTGCAGGCCGGCGGAATGATCACCACGCTGCCGCACCCGGTGCTGGGCAGCTACCGCGGCATCACCCGCCCCATCGTGTTCGGCCGCACCCCCGGCCCGCAGCCGTTCGCCGCGCCGGTGTTCGACCAGGACACCGCCGCGGTGCTCGCGCGTGTCGCCGACGACGACGCCACGCCCTGA